The window GTCCCTTGCCGCAGAAAGAGCAACGCAGTTCCTGCAGCTTGTCTTTGTTCGTCTTGTCCATACTTCGGTATCCCGTAGGTCTTACTCTTCCATCACTTCACGACGGGAAGTGAGGATGCGGTCAATGAGGCCAAACTCCTTGGCGCTCTCGGGTCCCATGAAATAATCACGTTCAGTGTGCTCGGCAATCTTTTCGATGGGCTGTCCGGTATGTTTTGCAAGAATTCCGTTCAGGGAATCCTTCATGCGCAGAATTTCACGGGTGTGAATCTCAATGTCGGTAGCCTGCCCCTGATACCCGCCCAGAGGCTGGTGAATCATGATGCGGCTGTTGGGCAGCGCATAGCGCATGCCCTTTTCACCGGCGGAAAGCAGCAGCGCGCCCATGCTTGCGGCCTGCCCCATGCACAGGGTGGCTACAGGCGAGGAAATGTACTGCATGGTATCATAAATGGCCATGCCGGCCGTTACAGCACCACCGGGGGAATTGATATAGAGATAGATTTCCTTCTCTGGATTCTCCGACTCAAGGAAAAGCAGCTGCGCGCAGATGAGCGAAGCCACGTAATCGTCGATGGGGGTGCCCAGCAGAATGATACGGTCCTTGAGCAGACGGGAATAGATATCATAGGCGCGCTCAGAGCGGCCGGTAGATTCAATGACAATTGGCACTGCCATTTCTGACTCCTGATAGGGATGCGATACGTTGAGAAGAAGAGGAAAGCAGATTCGACCGCAAACGGCATGCAGACCGATCCATGGCGCGCCGCAACGTTTTCTGCGCCTGCGCTCTACAGCATGTTGCAAAGTAGCAAATTATGCAAGCACTCCTCAAGATACATACGGCAGGAAAACGTGATTATTTAGGCCTGAAAGAAAAAAACAGGGGAAGCGATGCCGCTTCCCCTGCAAAAGAGGCGATTTTACACCCCAAGCCGGCACTTATGCGTCGGCTTTGAGATCCTTGGGCTCAACTTCGACCACATTGGCCTTCTCGAAGATGGCGTCCATGGCCTTGTCAGCCAGCATGCGGTCACGCAGACCAAAGATCAGGTTGTTCTGCATGTAGTAATCCTTGATGGAGCGGAAGTCCTGACCGGTCTTCATGGCCATCTGCTGGAGCTGCATGTCCACTTCCTGCTCGCTCACTTCCACGCCTTCCTTGCGGGCGGCGGCTACGAGGAAGATCTGGGTCTTGGCAATGCGCTCAGCTTCGGGGCGCATATCTGCACGCAGTTCGTCGGGAGTCTTGCCGAGAGATTCGATGGCCTTGCCCTGACGCTCAACCTTGATCTTCTGGTCCTGCAGCAGGTTGTCCAGGTACATTTCCACCATGGACTCGGGCAGGGGGTAATCAACGGTCTTCATCAGGCCATCCAGCATGGTGGTCTGAGCCTGAGACTTGCACAGCTGGCCGCGGCTCTGCTTGTAGGACTGCACAACGGCGTCGCGCATCTTTTCAACAGATTCAAAGCCGCCGGCCTTGCGAGCCATTTCGTCATCCAGTTCAGGCAGCTTGCGCTCCTGAATGGAGTGCACGGTCACCTTCATGCTGACGGTCTTGCCTGCGAAGTCAGGATTGATGAAATCTTCGGGGAAGGTCACGTCGCCTTCCTTGGTTTCACCAGGAGCAACGGTCTTCACGAGGTTTTCGAAATCTTCCAGGGCCTGCTTGTCGCCGAGGGACATCTGGAAGTTTTCAGCTGCAATGCCTTCGATGGGTTCACCGTTCTCATAAGCGGCGAAGTCAATCACGGCAATTTCGCCGTCCTTGGCGGGACGGTTTTCAGCAAGCGGAACGATTTCGGCCATGTTGGTACGGATGCGGTTGAGCACTTCGTCAACTTCATCTTCCTTGACCATGACCTTTTCCATTTCCACTTCCATGCCTTCGTAGTTGGGCAGCTCGAATTCGGGCAGCACTTCAAAGGACAGGGAGTACTTGAACTCTTCGTCGCGAACCAGCTCGCCGCCGTCGAAGTCGATGCGGGAAACAGGGTTTGCGTTCAGTTCACCAATGATTTCATTGATGTGAACGTTCACGAGATCCTGAGTCGCCTCGGAATATACTTCCTTCTTGAAACGTCCTTCGATCACGCTGGACGGCACCTTGCCCTTGCGGAACCCCTTCAGGTCCACGCTGGTACGGTACATGGCGATGGTTGCAGAAAGGGATGCATTCACTTCGTCAACCGGAACGGTGACGGAAACCTTCTTCTTTACCGGGGAAAGGTCTTCAACGGTATATTCCATGGCTTTTTGCTCCTCCTTGCCTGATGGCAAAAAATCAAAATATGCGGAATACCGACAGCGGGACGGTGCAACATCGCCCCGCCCTGTCGGTCAATATCTGGTGCGAGAAGGGAGACTCGAACTCCCACGGC is drawn from Desulfovibrio mangrovi and contains these coding sequences:
- the tig gene encoding trigger factor is translated as MEYTVEDLSPVKKKVSVTVPVDEVNASLSATIAMYRTSVDLKGFRKGKVPSSVIEGRFKKEVYSEATQDLVNVHINEIIGELNANPVSRIDFDGGELVRDEEFKYSLSFEVLPEFELPNYEGMEVEMEKVMVKEDEVDEVLNRIRTNMAEIVPLAENRPAKDGEIAVIDFAAYENGEPIEGIAAENFQMSLGDKQALEDFENLVKTVAPGETKEGDVTFPEDFINPDFAGKTVSMKVTVHSIQERKLPELDDEMARKAGGFESVEKMRDAVVQSYKQSRGQLCKSQAQTTMLDGLMKTVDYPLPESMVEMYLDNLLQDQKIKVERQGKAIESLGKTPDELRADMRPEAERIAKTQIFLVAAARKEGVEVSEQEVDMQLQQMAMKTGQDFRSIKDYYMQNNLIFGLRDRMLADKAMDAIFEKANVVEVEPKDLKADA
- the clpP gene encoding ATP-dependent Clp endopeptidase proteolytic subunit ClpP — its product is MCFPLLLNVSHPYQESEMAVPIVIESTGRSERAYDIYSRLLKDRIILLGTPIDDYVASLICAQLLFLESENPEKEIYLYINSPGGAVTAGMAIYDTMQYISSPVATLCMGQAASMGALLLSAGEKGMRYALPNSRIMIHQPLGGYQGQATDIEIHTREILRMKDSLNGILAKHTGQPIEKIAEHTERDYFMGPESAKEFGLIDRILTSRREVMEE